A segment of the Methanofollis fontis genome:
TTTGTGACGGCCCTCGAACACACCCTTGCATATCTGCGAGTCAGCGTGGACGACGAAAAGACACTGGTGGAGGTCGTTCCTGTTGCCTCGGTCTCTGAGGACAACACGGCAATCATCCACATGTATCCGCCGGGGGAGGTGTTTGAAACGGTCATGCTGCCATCCGAGAGATGCTGTATCGGATCGTTTCCCCACCTGATACCTCCGCTCCCGCCGTTCTGGCTTCCTCTACTCCATGAGATGGTACCATGACCCCGAACAGAGTCATTTTGATGCTGGCCCTGCTGTGCATGATTGCCGGTGGGGCCTGTGCGGCACCGACAACCTCGGTGCATGTGTCAGCGATTGCAGAGGACGGTACAACCGTCCTGAATGAGACGACGGTCGATTATCATTGGATGGAGGAGAACCTCCCGGTGCTCGGGGATGGCGTGACGCATTATTACCACCAGGGTCCGGTGTTCACGGACGACAAGGAGGAGCAGTGGGACCGGAACGAGACCACGAACTTCAAGGACCACGGCGCAGTGAAGGCTACGGACCTTGCCGACATCTGTGATCTCGTCGGCGGGATGGCGCCCGGCGATGAGGTGATGGTCAAGGCAGGTGATGGCTACCATATCGAGTTCGATTATGCGAACGTGTATGGACCTGATCCGCGTCAGGGGCCGATCGGCATCTGCTGGTATAATGGCGAGGACGCAGCGGTCGGAGAGCGGCAGGGTGTCGGCTACCCGCCGGACTATCATGCAGGGATGCGTCTTGTCTTCTTTGCCGACACCTCGACCAATGCGGAGGGACTGCACGTCTTTGGCAACCAGGACATGCGCGAGTGCTTCCCTGCCGAGCGTCTCCATCTCTTCAACGACCTCTATCCCTCTACCAATGGATATACGGTGAAGTGGATCGACGAGGTGCGGGTCTATAAGGGCGGCTACAGCGGTGCAAAGAATGTGCCGGTGAAGTCCCTCCAGGACCCTGCCGGGGCTGAACAACCGGTGAATGCAGAGAGCACACAGAGCGCAGGTCCGCTCTTCGGATTCCTGGTTGGACTGGGCGTTGCCGCTGGCGTATGGAGGACGAGGAGATGAACAGACGTTGTGCCCTGTTCCTGGCAGTATTTGCCCTCATCTGCGCGGCGGTCGCCTGCGGTTGTACCGGCACGCTCGATCCCGGGGTTCAGACCGGCGAGGAGGTGTCCTGGAACCTCACGATCTCTGACGGAACCACCGAGGAGATCCTCACCCTCTCAGAGATCAGAGAACTCCCTGCCTGGGAGGGATACGGGCACGCGGTTTCCACGGTCGGGATCAAGTACGGTCCCTATACGGTCAGGGGCGTGGAACTGACGACGCTGCTCGATCGTATCGGCGGGTTTGACGAGGGTGATCAGGTCGGAATATCAGCACCTGACGGGTATTACTGGGTCTTTGACGACGAACAGATGGCCGGAAAGGGTTTTGTGACCTTTGATGCCGACCTCAAGGAGAAACCCTCGCCGCCCCTCGCGGTGGTGCTGGCCTATGAGTTTAACGGCACGGCAATTTCAGAAGAGGACGGCGGACCCCTCAGGATTGTTGTGGGCACCGATGAACCGGGCACCATCACCGAGGGGAGCGCCTGGGTGAAGTGGGTGGACCGGATCGAGGTGAAACGGTCATGAGGGGCGCCTCTCTCCTTCTACTCGCTCTTGCGGTTGTTTTCGTGCTTACAGCAGGGTGCACCGGCGAGGAGGAGCGAGTGGAGGTGAAGGTGATCCCTGCCGGAAGCCTTCTTCTCCCCCTGGAGAGCGTGGAGGCGGGATTCGAGGAGACCCATCCCGGTGTCGATATCCAGATCGAGGGGCATGGCAGCATCCAGTGCGTCAGGCAGGTGACCGATCTCCACCGCCCGGTTGATCTGGTGGTGGTCGCGGACGAGAACCTGATCCCTGACATGATGTACCGACCCCGGGAGGACGGGGGTGGCAACTACACTGATTCCTACACCTCCTTTGCCACCAACCGGATGGTGATCGCCTATACGGGGTCCAGTCGTTATGCCGACGAGATCACCACCGAAAACTGGTACGAGATCCTCTCCCGTCCTGATGTGGTCGTCGGCATCTCAAACCCGATGCTCGATGCTGCGGGATACCGCTCTTTGATGGTGACCACCCTTGCCGGCGACTATTATGGTGACGACACGATCTTCGGGGACATTCTCGGCGATCATCTCCGCCCGAACGTGAGCGTGAGCATGGAGGGGAATGTCACCACCATCACGCTCCCAGAGGTGCTGAAACCGGAAAGCGGGAAGGTCAGGATACGGGACGGGAGCATCTATCTCCTCTCGCTTCTTGATGCAGGCGGTGTGGACTATGCCCTTGAGTACCGGAGCGTGGCCGAAGGGCATGGTTTACAGTATATCCTGCTCCCGCCGGAGATTGATCTCTCATCTGCCGTCCATGCAGACAATTACCGGCGAGTCGTGGTCTCTCTCGGGTTCCAGAGGTTCAGTTCGATTGGGAGCGAACGCATCGGAGCACCGATCGTGTATGCGGCGACGGTCCCGAATGGTGCGCCGCACCCGGAGATCGCAAATGAGTTTATGGGGTATATGATTGAAGAGTTCAGTAAGGGCTATGAGATGTGGCCCGATCCTGTAAAGGGGGGAAATTGAAATATTTTTATTATTTTTGAAATAATCTCCCATTATTATGCCTTGTGTAAATAGATTCCATTTATTTGTTTGAAATGTAAAAAAAATATTGTTGTCCGGGTGTCATACCTTTCATTTACCCTTGAGGACCGGGTGTCATGAACAACGATATGCTCATCGCCGGAACGGAAAACCCCTCTGAATATTGTGGGGGTGCCCGTTATCTGAAAACCCTCCTTGAGAGTATCCATTCTATTTCCGGCATATCGTGCAGTTTTTTGACTGTTGAATGGGCTGTGTCTGTTGCTGCCGGGACTCCCTTCTTCTGCACTGAATGCTGTCAGTATCGTCAGGATACATCTGGTAGATCGTGCCGGAAACCTATGAAAAATACTGGTATGGCTGATGAACCTGTTATGTTCCGGTGCAGCGCCGGTTTCTGGCATGTCGCCGCTCCGGTGCTGTTTGATGGTTGTCATCGTGCGACGCTTCTGGCAGGGCCGTTTCTGTCTGCTGAGGGGGATGATATGCGCGGTTCGGCTTTGCCGCAGGCCGATTCCTCCGTTCCGGTGTCAGATCCGGTTGTCGATGTCGCTAAGGGCGTGCCGGTGCTGCGGCAGGAGGTGGCGAGAGGTGTTCTCGCCCTCATTTCGTCCAGTGCAGAACTCCTCTCGATGTATGCCACCAGCAATCTCCGACGTATGCGGGAGGCAGAGGAGAGGAGAACTACAGAGATCCGTCTTCATCAGTCCGAGAATCTCTATCGGACGATTTTTGAGCATAGCGGGACCGCCATGGCGATCGTTCGCGGTGACGGTTCGATCATCTGGGCGAATATCTGTTTTTCAAACCTCTTCATGATCGATCAGGACGCCCTCTGTGGGGTGTCGTGGACGATCTTCGCCTCTCCTGAAGAGCAGGTGAGGCTCGAACAGATTCTCAGGCAACAGGAGGATGAACCGACCTTTACGGTTCAGAACTATGAGACCACGCTCAGCAGTGTCGAAGGGCGGGAGATCCGGGCGATCCTGAATGTCGGGATGATCCCGCAGAGCGATCGCTATGTCATCTCCCTCCTTGACGTAACAGAAAGGCGGCATCTTGAAGAGGTTCGTGCGTCGGCGTTCGATCAGATCGAGCGGAATTTTACGCAGCTAGCAGTTCTCAACGACCAGATCAGAAACCCGCTGGCTGCCATCGTTGGTCTGGCAGGGATGAGCGAGAGTGAGGATGCCGGGGATATCCTCAGGCATGCGATGACCATCAACGCCATTGTCACACACCTCGATGAACGATGGCTTGAATCCGAGACTGTCCGAAAATACCTCCGCAAACACCATCATATTGAGACGTGATCCCCGTTTGTGGTTTACGGATCTCAGGTTTATGGCAGGACCGCCCGTGGTGAGGTGGTCCAAAATGGATTTAGGCAGGCTGGTTTTCACGTTTTTTCATGTATGTGCGAATGTCCAGTTCACCTGTCTACCTCGAATATCCTCTCTTTCACGCCGGTTTCCGCCTCATACCACATAAACCACACCGCGGCGAAGACGAGTGGCAGCCCCACCGGGACGGAAGAACCCGGCCTGACAGGATGACATCTGAGAACCTTCGTGCCATGCTTCTCCCCGGGTCACATTTATTATCTCGGACAGAAGAGTACCCGGAACGATGACGATGGGCAGCCCTGGAGCAGATCTTTTCGGGCCGGAAACCGGCCGCCTCCATGTCCTCGACCGGGAGGAGAGGGCTCGCGTTCTCCGGGAGATCGGGGATGTCATGGGTCGGTTCCCCGTAGTCTCTCTGGGTTATGTCTTCCGTTCGTTTCTCCGGGGGCCGTTTCATGACCTCGATTGTGCAGTTCTTCTCTCTGGATCCCACTCGCCGTACGAGGCGATGAAGATCGCCCGGCGTATCGAGGGGGAGATCGAGCGGGCGATCGGCTACCTCTGCGTCGTCGAGTGCCGGGTCCTCAACGATGCCCCGGTTTCGTTTGCCTATGAGGTGATCAGGGCCGGGCGTGCGGTGTATGTGCGTGAGCCTGCTGTGCGGATCAGGTATGAAGCAGGTCTGATCTCGGCCTGGCAGGACTATCGAGAGACGCTGGTCTGGTTCAACCGGCGGTACCTGGGGGGATCGCCGTGATGTTCCAGGATGAAGAGGGGATCATCGCTCATCTCAGGGAACTGGATGAGGCCCTTTCTGACTGGGAGCTACCAGACTGTTTCGCATCAGGGGTTTCTGGAGAACCGGGATACAAGAAATATGGTACTCCATGCTCTCCTGATCGCCATTCAGGCAACGATTGATATTGCCAATCACCTGATTGCAGGAGAGGATCTCAGGCGGCCTTCGACCTATCGGGAGAGTTTTGTCATTCTCTCGGAGCGGGGAGTTCTCACGCCCGAACTCGGGGAGGCGATGGGCGATCTGGCCGGGTTTCGGAATGTGCTCGTCCATATCTACTGGCGCCTCAACCTGGAGGAGGTATATCGGGTTCTGCAGGACGATCTCCCGGTGGTCCGTGAGTTTGAGGCTGTGGTGAAGGGGTACCTGAAGGAGCGTTGAAGCGGGTTTTTATTGTTCTTTTTATGGTTCCAACGGGATGGGCATCCCCCTTCTCAGCCTGATCACGAGCCAGTCATCGATGACCTCGGCCAGACCTTCCCGGCACGCCTCGAGCGTTGTGCCGGTGGCCCGGACTCCGGGGAGTTTGGGGACCTCACCATAGTGGGGTTCGTCGTCCTCGATGATCTCGTAGCGGGCGTGATGCATCGCCGCTGTTATATATTCGATGATCATGTGCGGTCAGGGGACGTTTGGTCCCGGATGGTCATAAAGGCTTTTTCAGGGGCACATGGAGAGGAGTCCCACGGAAGGGCGAAGGATCCGATACTCTGAACCGGTCAGTCCCTTCCTCTCAGGAAATGTCTGGAGGGTGTTTATCTGTCTCTGAGAAGGTGATCCAGAAGATCAACAGAGCATTCCCTGGTGTATTACGTCTCTGGTATGAAACAGCGAATTTATGAAGGCTCTCTCCCTCCGGATGGCAACCGGGGAGTGGAGGGCAGCTGATGATATACCCGCCGTCCGGGGGCCGGGGGTGACGACGACGTTGAAGATCATAATCAGATGATTCGTATCAATGGTGTTGGATACTGGTCTGGGAGAAGTCGGTCGGGAGTTGCCCATCAGAACCCGGGGTGGAGATGGACGTTCTGGTGGGGCGCCATGTGGCGCACTTCTTTGCATTCGGCTGTTTCGAACCGTCAACGAAGACGGGGATCTCACAGCCGATCATAGACATTTTTTCGGTGGTCGACATCGACTGCCATAATAACGAATTGTTGGTGCTCAAACGCCAGGATCACCCGGTACACTCCTACCCTCAGGGAGAATAACGGTGAATTGGTCAGGCGCTTCACCTTGAGATGAGGGTATTCTTCTTCCGCCAGCAGTTCGAGCGCCCCGATGATCCGGACGGCAGCCTCCTCCGGGAGGTGTCTGATCTTGCGCTGGACTCTTTTCGAGTAGATGAGCGAGTATCTCACTCGATCCCCAGATCCCGTTTCAGCGCTTCATGCGTCACAAACTCGCCTCGCTTGATCTCGTCGAGTGACGCCTGGATCTCGGCGATCGTCTCCGGGCTCAGCGGTTCGGTATCCTCGCTCTGTTCAAGCAGCCGGTGTACGATGGATCGATATGGTTCTCTGGGGTAGCGACGGAGGCGGTTCAACCGGTCCCGGTCGGATCTGGTGATTTCTATTGTGGTTGTCTCCTCTCGCATAATGTCATATGGTCCGTTATGGGGCATAAAAGCATGGCCATGGGTTCGGGCAGGAGAGGACCATGTCTCCATTTCGCTGCCGGCGTCACAGGGGCGATCCGTCGTCTCCGTTTGTATCGACCTGATGGTCTTCTTGCTGTCAGGGTCTGGAGGTTCGCTGTTCTCCCCCTGCCACACAAACCACGCCGTCGTGAAGATCAGCGGCAGCCCGGACTGGCACGTACATCCCCACGGGGCCGGGGGAGAGGGAGCCGTACTGCACCACGCAAGGAAGGGGGAAAAACGTCGCGCTGGTGGACCGCACGGTCACGATGTCGCGGATATTTCCGGGCCGATCTATGCCTGAACGGCCCCGTGAATCCGGGGAGAAACACATCACAGCCCTGAAACGTCGGAGACCAATCCTATCGAATGAAGCCACACTATCCTTATCAAAGAGGGAATGTCGGTTCACTTTTCGGTCCCGGTCCATGCGGGCAGGGTTCTCGGGCCCGGGCTGCTGAGAAAAATTATTGCTGCGGCGGCGGATTTGTGGGGGCGCCGATTTCTTCTTTTATTCTACCATTGCTCACGCGGTAGGCGCGATAGGCAGCGAAGGTATGGGGAACGCTCAGGAATAATCGCGCCTTCATGTCTGTTGGTTGAGATCGTCGTTGTGCAATTCTCAGGAAATATCCGGAGAAGTGTTTTCATCCTCTCCCTTCTCTTTCCCCTCCCCCCGCCACACAAACCAAGCAACCGCAATCACAATCGGCAGCCCCACCGGCACACAGAATCCGGCCTGACCGTGGAGGAGGGGGCCGTAGTGGGCGAATGCCGCCAGGAGGGAGCACGCCCCCGCCCCTGCCAGCAGGAGGGCGACCCCTCTTCGCTCGCCCTCGGGCCAGCGGGCGATCCACGCGGCGAATGCCGCAAGGACGAGGAGGGTGGCGAGCGCCCATACGAGGATGGCCAGCCCCGAACGCCCCCCAATGAGCCCGGTGGCGACGTAGTTGACCTCCTGCCAGATGGGTATCCAGGAGGTGCCGTAGATGGTGTGCTGGTAGAGGACGAGGGGGAAGCGGATGCCTGCCCCCATGAAATCACCGATCACGAAGATGTTGACGGGTGCGAGCAGGCAGGCGAGGAGGAGGACAGGGGTGTATCTGGATTCGCTCATCTGATCATCTCAAGGGTTTTGGGGGGAAAAAGGGTTAGATTGTTGTGTCCAGGATGACCTGCCCCGCCCCGTTTGTGAACGTGGCGGCGACGGTCACCCGGCACCGTGTCGACGGCACGGGCGTGGTGTTCTGTGCATTAGCACCCACCTCCGCATCGAGCCAGTCGGTCTGTTCAACCCCGTTGATCGTCCAGTTCAGGTGGTGGACCTTGTGGGCGTCCTGTCCGCCGTAATAGGCCACCGCGATCCCCCCGTTGATCCGCTCTGCCGTCGCCCCGACCGAATACGACTCGGGGAGGGGTTGCGTGGCGCTCAGGCAGAACGATGCCACGACCCCTGCGAGCAGGGCGGTAACGGCGACCATCAGGGCCACAGCCATAACCTGCGAGACTGCCTCTTCACTATGGAACAGGTTCATTGGTATACCTCTCTTTCTGGACGGGAACATCGATGATCCGTCTTTAGATGGGGGTTGCACATATCTAAAGATGCCGATTTGTGATATGGGTGGCATTTATAAAAATTTCGATTTCAATTTCTCATGTTTCCATGGTGTAGGCTAAAATTGGCTGCCCTATGTGGGAGATGTGGGTGAAGTCCCGCCCCGCGATGGTGCCGGGGCGGTTGGCTCTATTCTTTATATTGGCGAGGTGATGCACATCCGGTGCTGGGTGTGGCAGTGGTCATCAAGTGGTACGGGCGCTGCCGCTGGCACTGCCATGGTGTTCTGTGAATATGAACTCCCCCCGCCTGGTATCGGTCGAACGTCAGGTATGGGTGGTTGGCGCTGTGGGGCGTTCTCCATTGGGGAAGGTCGCCAGCAATCCCCCATCGAAGATGTCTTTGAAGGGGCTGCATTGTGTTCAGGCGGAATGATGCGATTCAGTCCTGCGATCGGGGCAGTAATGGCGACCACTCAGATACAGTCACGACCTGCGAGACTGCATGCTCATGGTTCAAAAAAAGGGGGGGTTAGACGTAGGTGTCCAGGATGACCTGAGAGCTGCCGTCGTTGAATGCTGCGGTAACAACGATATGTTGTTTCTCACCTGCTCCATCATCCACCCATACCTTTGCAGTTGCGCCGGGTATTGTAGATGGGAATGCTGCCGGTGTTCCTGAGTTAAGGGTATAGTTCAGGCCCGTTACATATGAATCATCTGCGCCGCCCTGATAGGTCACAAAAATGTCTTTGTCTGCAGGGGTTGAGTCGTTCACTTTTGCTGTGGCCGTGGCGGCAACACTCTTGGTGGTCTGCACGTTTCCGGCCATCCCGAACACGAACGCGGCAATGAC
Coding sequences within it:
- a CDS encoding argininosuccinate synthase is translated as MTPNRVILMLALLCMIAGGACAAPTTSVHVSAIAEDGTTVLNETTVDYHWMEENLPVLGDGVTHYYHQGPVFTDDKEEQWDRNETTNFKDHGAVKATDLADICDLVGGMAPGDEVMVKAGDGYHIEFDYANVYGPDPRQGPIGICWYNGEDAAVGERQGVGYPPDYHAGMRLVFFADTSTNAEGLHVFGNQDMRECFPAERLHLFNDLYPSTNGYTVKWIDEVRVYKGGYSGAKNVPVKSLQDPAGAEQPVNAESTQSAGPLFGFLVGLGVAAGVWRTRR
- a CDS encoding molybdopterin-dependent oxidoreductase, whose protein sequence is MNRRCALFLAVFALICAAVACGCTGTLDPGVQTGEEVSWNLTISDGTTEEILTLSEIRELPAWEGYGHAVSTVGIKYGPYTVRGVELTTLLDRIGGFDEGDQVGISAPDGYYWVFDDEQMAGKGFVTFDADLKEKPSPPLAVVLAYEFNGTAISEEDGGPLRIVVGTDEPGTITEGSAWVKWVDRIEVKRS
- the wtpA gene encoding tungstate ABC transporter substrate-binding protein WtpA encodes the protein MRGASLLLLALAVVFVLTAGCTGEEERVEVKVIPAGSLLLPLESVEAGFEETHPGVDIQIEGHGSIQCVRQVTDLHRPVDLVVVADENLIPDMMYRPREDGGGNYTDSYTSFATNRMVIAYTGSSRYADEITTENWYEILSRPDVVVGISNPMLDAAGYRSLMVTTLAGDYYGDDTIFGDILGDHLRPNVSVSMEGNVTTITLPEVLKPESGKVRIRDGSIYLLSLLDAGGVDYALEYRSVAEGHGLQYILLPPEIDLSSAVHADNYRRVVVSLGFQRFSSIGSERIGAPIVYAATVPNGAPHPEIANEFMGYMIEEFSKGYEMWPDPVKGGN
- a CDS encoding PocR ligand-binding domain-containing protein encodes the protein MLIAGTENPSEYCGGARYLKTLLESIHSISGISCSFLTVEWAVSVAAGTPFFCTECCQYRQDTSGRSCRKPMKNTGMADEPVMFRCSAGFWHVAAPVLFDGCHRATLLAGPFLSAEGDDMRGSALPQADSSVPVSDPVVDVAKGVPVLRQEVARGVLALISSSAELLSMYATSNLRRMREAEERRTTEIRLHQSENLYRTIFEHSGTAMAIVRGDGSIIWANICFSNLFMIDQDALCGVSWTIFASPEEQVRLEQILRQQEDEPTFTVQNYETTLSSVEGREIRAILNVGMIPQSDRYVISLLDVTERRHLEEVRASAFDQIERNFTQLAVLNDQIRNPLAAIVGLAGMSESEDAGDILRHAMTINAIVTHLDERWLESETVRKYLRKHHHIET
- a CDS encoding nucleotidyltransferase domain-containing protein; translated protein: MTMGSPGADLFGPETGRLHVLDREERARVLREIGDVMGRFPVVSLGYVFRSFLRGPFHDLDCAVLLSGSHSPYEAMKIARRIEGEIERAIGYLCVVECRVLNDAPVSFAYEVIRAGRAVYVREPAVRIRYEAGLISAWQDYRETLVWFNRRYLGGSP
- the hepT gene encoding type VII toxin-antitoxin system HepT family RNase toxin; its protein translation is MVLHALLIAIQATIDIANHLIAGEDLRRPSTYRESFVILSERGVLTPELGEAMGDLAGFRNVLVHIYWRLNLEEVYRVLQDDLPVVREFEAVVKGYLKER
- a CDS encoding type II toxin-antitoxin system HicB family antitoxin, which encodes MIIEYITAAMHHARYEIIEDDEPHYGEVPKLPGVRATGTTLEACREGLAEVIDDWLVIRLRRGMPIPLEP
- a CDS encoding type II toxin-antitoxin system RelE family toxin; translated protein: MRYSLIYSKRVQRKIRHLPEEAAVRIIGALELLAEEEYPHLKVKRLTNSPLFSLRVGVYRVILAFEHQQFVIMAVDVDHRKNVYDRL
- a CDS encoding type IV pilin — encoded protein: MNLFHSEEAVSQVMAVALMVAVTALLAGVVASFCLSATQPLPESYSVGATAERINGGIAVAYYGGQDAHKVHHLNWTINGVEQTDWLDAEVGANAQNTTPVPSTRCRVTVAATFTNGAGQVILDTTI
- a CDS encoding type IV pilin; translation: MKQFENEEAVSPVIGVILMVAITVILAAVIAAFVFGMAGNVQTTKSVAATATAKVNDSTPADKDIFVTYQGGADDSYVTGLNYTLNSGTPAAFPSTIPGATAKVWVDDGAGEKQHIVVTAAFNDGSSQVILDTYV